One Candidatus Methanomethylophilaceae archaeon DNA segment encodes these proteins:
- a CDS encoding AAA family ATPase: MSSMFQVAIYGKGGIGKSTMAANISYSLASRGRKVMQVGCDPKHDSTRQLLGGRAQTTVLDYARSVPVLKRKLEDVIETGAGGVICAEAGGPEPGIGCAGRGILTTFDTLKKLGADSLDVDIKIYDVLGDVVCGGFAVPLRGEYADAVVLVTSGEFMSMYAANNIMKGLSNFDTGKPRLLGMILNCRGVEHELESVGRFAEAAGVPIIAVIPRDYSFREAEAKGATVRELFPDSDISARIDSIADAISQASDGKAELRYPHPLDDLQLTDLAAGREIRPGSGESQPRVACSGCGRRTSIKGTRIMSSCAAYGAVAAFTRLTDYTVLIHGPRSCMYLMDMSRGSISMKLHSKGAYDTLPTHNLRCTMMDDSVSIFGGVRLLEESLEESISEGCDKIAVVTACMPGIIGDDSVGAIEKVSSKHPGTEICCIQTDGDVAGSFDEGMAIASEFICGLIDASVKPERGLVNLVSYSFFNIESSRYRSELGRILSLFGLSVNCRFLDETTSERVRDFCRASIDLLVSGDKMTAGMMASISERTGRKPFPLPLPVGMRQYSEWLRLMGETLGMEEAAETELKRAEEEYGRFLADHRHRFEGKKAIVLNRRGDWLAELLDDLGAEIVRMGMMSGLPRTYTTSSDRLSSRITEDYSWEMLAEDLRQFDPDLLISDLPYPVMGRCRVARTRKVGIGIIGAMDYAVYLENVMRLPPTEGWKEAVK; encoded by the coding sequence GTGAGTTCCATGTTCCAGGTCGCGATTTATGGCAAAGGAGGCATCGGGAAATCCACGATGGCCGCCAACATCTCCTATTCCCTCGCTTCGCGCGGCCGCAAGGTCATGCAGGTCGGCTGCGATCCGAAGCACGATTCGACGCGCCAGCTGCTGGGAGGAAGGGCGCAGACCACCGTTCTCGATTACGCCCGCTCCGTCCCGGTTCTGAAGAGGAAGCTGGAGGACGTGATAGAGACCGGCGCCGGAGGGGTCATCTGCGCAGAGGCCGGAGGCCCAGAGCCCGGAATAGGATGCGCCGGACGCGGGATTCTCACGACTTTTGACACGCTGAAGAAGCTGGGCGCGGATTCCCTGGATGTGGACATAAAAATCTATGATGTTCTCGGGGACGTGGTGTGCGGCGGGTTCGCCGTTCCTCTGAGGGGGGAATATGCTGATGCGGTCGTCTTGGTGACTTCCGGGGAGTTTATGTCCATGTACGCCGCGAACAACATCATGAAAGGGCTCTCCAATTTCGATACCGGAAAGCCCCGTCTGCTCGGGATGATACTGAATTGCCGCGGGGTGGAGCACGAGCTGGAATCGGTCGGGAGGTTCGCTGAAGCGGCGGGCGTCCCGATAATCGCCGTCATACCCCGCGACTACTCATTCAGGGAAGCAGAGGCGAAAGGAGCCACCGTCCGCGAGCTGTTCCCAGATTCGGACATCTCCGCGAGGATAGATTCCATCGCCGACGCTATCTCCCAGGCGTCAGATGGCAAGGCCGAGCTTCGCTACCCCCATCCTCTGGACGATCTCCAGCTCACCGATCTGGCCGCCGGAAGGGAGATACGCCCCGGTTCAGGGGAATCCCAGCCGCGAGTGGCCTGCTCCGGATGCGGGCGCAGAACGTCCATCAAAGGGACGAGGATAATGAGCTCCTGCGCCGCATATGGGGCGGTAGCCGCCTTCACCAGGCTTACTGATTACACGGTACTGATCCACGGCCCGCGGAGCTGCATGTATCTGATGGACATGTCCCGCGGGAGCATATCGATGAAGCTCCATTCCAAAGGGGCGTACGATACCTTGCCTACGCACAATCTCCGCTGCACCATGATGGACGATTCCGTGTCCATATTCGGCGGTGTCCGCCTTCTGGAGGAATCCTTGGAGGAATCGATTTCGGAGGGATGCGATAAGATAGCCGTGGTCACCGCCTGTATGCCGGGGATAATCGGCGATGACAGCGTCGGGGCGATCGAGAAAGTTTCTTCGAAGCATCCGGGCACGGAAATATGCTGCATCCAAACCGACGGGGACGTTGCCGGATCGTTCGACGAGGGCATGGCGATTGCTTCCGAGTTCATCTGCGGGCTGATAGACGCATCTGTCAAGCCGGAGCGCGGGCTGGTCAATCTCGTGTCTTATTCGTTCTTCAACATCGAATCCAGCAGGTATCGGAGCGAGCTTGGGCGCATCCTATCCCTGTTCGGGCTGAGCGTCAACTGCAGGTTCCTGGATGAGACCACGTCCGAACGCGTCAGGGACTTCTGCAGGGCTTCAATCGACCTTCTGGTATCCGGGGACAAAATGACCGCCGGGATGATGGCGTCGATATCGGAGCGCACCGGCAGAAAACCGTTCCCGCTTCCCCTGCCGGTAGGCATGAGACAATACTCCGAGTGGCTTCGTCTCATGGGCGAGACCTTGGGCATGGAAGAGGCCGCAGAAACGGAGCTCAAACGCGCAGAAGAGGAGTACGGCAGGTTCTTGGCAGATCACAGGCACCGTTTCGAAGGCAAGAAAGCTATAGTACTGAACAGGAGAGGCGACTGGCTCGCGGAGCTTCTGGACGATCTCGGGGCCGAGATAGTCCGCATGGGGATGATGTCCGGGCTTCCGCGGACGTATACTACCTCGTCCGATCGCTTATCCAGCAGGATCACGGAGGATTACTCCTGGGAGATGCTGGCCGAAGACCTCAGGCAATTCGATCCCGACCTTCTGATCTCAGATCTTCCATATCCAGTGATGGGGAGGTGCAGGGTCGCCAGGACAAGGAAGGTCGGCATCGGGATCATAGGCGCCATGGATTATGCCGTCTATCTGGAGAACGTCATGAGGCTCCCTCCTACGGAGGGCTGGAAGGAGGCCGTGAAATGA
- a CDS encoding ABC transporter ATP-binding protein produces MATNPSKKAPIPEGISDCSPSPENDAIVSVEGLTIRFGSFTAVDGLTFGIRRGEVFGFLGPNGAGKTTTIRAITTIQRPTSGKITIDGHDSATDYLEARKCIGIAQQHISLDKDLTVRQNIKYHAMLHKIPKDVMELRIKELSDVLGLGEHMDKMIADLSGGWKRKAAIVCSVLHEPSILFLDEPTAGLDTQSRHLLWELVRTLNSRGTTIFLTTHYIEEAESLCDRVAIIDRGKMSAIGTVDELKSLIGGTTVEVTCGNKVETHHFASMEEARAFADGIKDSYINIRMTTLEDVFLAVSGGSLR; encoded by the coding sequence ATGGCGACCAACCCGTCGAAGAAAGCCCCCATTCCGGAAGGTATCTCCGATTGTTCCCCTTCCCCGGAGAATGATGCGATAGTCTCGGTGGAAGGCCTAACCATACGTTTTGGGAGCTTCACAGCGGTGGACGGGCTGACGTTCGGCATAAGGCGCGGCGAGGTCTTCGGTTTCCTGGGTCCGAACGGGGCCGGGAAGACGACCACGATACGCGCCATAACAACCATCCAGAGGCCGACGTCCGGGAAGATAACCATAGATGGGCACGATTCCGCCACCGATTATCTGGAGGCCAGGAAATGCATCGGGATAGCCCAGCAGCACATCAGCCTCGACAAGGACCTGACGGTCAGGCAGAACATAAAGTACCATGCCATGCTCCACAAGATTCCCAAGGACGTAATGGAGCTCAGGATAAAGGAACTGTCCGATGTCCTCGGCCTCGGCGAGCATATGGACAAGATGATTGCCGATCTCTCAGGAGGGTGGAAGAGGAAGGCGGCCATCGTATGTTCTGTGCTCCATGAGCCGTCCATCCTGTTTCTGGATGAGCCTACGGCCGGTTTGGACACCCAATCGCGCCATCTTCTTTGGGAGCTGGTCCGCACCCTCAACTCAAGGGGCACGACGATATTCCTGACCACGCATTACATAGAGGAAGCCGAATCGCTGTGCGACAGGGTGGCCATAATAGACAGGGGCAAGATGTCCGCAATAGGCACCGTCGACGAGCTCAAGAGTCTGATCGGCGGCACCACTGTCGAGGTGACATGCGGGAACAAGGTGGAAACGCACCACTTCGCGTCGATGGAGGAAGCCAGGGCATTCGCAGACGGCATCAAAGATTCTTACATCAACATCAGGATGACGACGCTGGAGGACGTTTTCCTGGCGGTATCCGGAGGGAGTCTAAGATGA
- a CDS encoding ABC transporter permease: MSNLLVDTFHVAWGDLMFFKHNFLNILVMSIMSPLLYLIAFGYGLRTGETDIGVSYVAFVIPGIAALSSLSSSFSASATRMNVQRLYYKSFDEMMMCPLSLSSIVLGKCVLGLLRGMLSCFLLYALGLFLAPELVLSPMIIICIILSCVAFSLLGVAVALMAKSHQTMATLNSLIILPMTFLCGTFFSVSSLNPVFQAILYCLPLTHASEIIRAAALPDYLDFPWISLVVLLAFAVAFFAVDIYLLKTKKI, translated from the coding sequence ATGAGCAACCTCCTTGTCGATACGTTCCACGTGGCTTGGGGAGACCTGATGTTCTTCAAGCACAACTTCCTGAACATCCTCGTGATGAGCATCATGAGCCCGCTCCTGTATCTCATAGCTTTCGGATACGGGCTCAGAACCGGCGAGACCGACATAGGGGTCTCATACGTCGCCTTCGTAATTCCCGGTATCGCGGCGCTGTCGTCGCTGTCGTCGTCGTTCTCGGCCAGCGCGACCAGGATGAACGTCCAGAGGCTCTATTACAAAAGCTTCGACGAGATGATGATGTGCCCGCTGAGCCTGTCATCGATCGTCCTTGGCAAATGCGTCCTGGGGCTCCTGAGAGGGATGCTGAGCTGCTTCCTGCTTTACGCGCTGGGCCTGTTCCTTGCGCCGGAGCTCGTCCTCTCGCCGATGATAATAATCTGCATAATACTCTCGTGCGTCGCGTTCTCGCTTCTGGGCGTTGCCGTCGCTTTGATGGCCAAATCCCACCAGACGATGGCAACCCTGAACAGCCTGATCATCCTGCCCATGACGTTCCTTTGCGGCACGTTCTTCTCGGTCAGCTCTCTGAACCCGGTATTCCAGGCGATCCTGTATTGCCTGCCGCTGACCCACGCCAGCGAAATAATAAGAGCCGCTGCGCTCCCGGATTATCTGGATTTCCCCTGGATATCCCTCGTTGTGCTGCTGGCGTTCGCCGTCGCGTTCTTCGCGGTGGATATCTATCTCCTGAAAACCAAGAAAATATGA
- a CDS encoding ABC transporter ATP-binding protein: MDYIIEIKGLVKRFGDKTAVNGLDLSIHKGELFGFLGPNGAGKTTTLRCVATLTGFDEGSIKVGGHDVKKEPSAAKMCMGVIQQQVSLDKDLTIRENMISHAMYHDIRKKEREEKIAELTDFFGLEEYLDKPVDSLSGGWKKRAAIVCAMLHNPEVLFLDEPTSGLDINARRLLWDIIRKLHAEGTTIILTTHYIEEAESLCDRVGIIDKGKIIALDEPRVLCDKVGSTAVEYSEGGKTVYRYFKDRDEAKEFAATKEGDVSIRKTNLEDVFVELTGKSVGAQT, from the coding sequence ATGGACTACATAATCGAGATAAAAGGTCTGGTTAAGCGGTTCGGGGATAAAACCGCCGTGAACGGCCTCGACCTGAGCATCCATAAAGGGGAGCTCTTCGGATTTCTGGGGCCGAACGGCGCTGGGAAGACGACTACGCTGAGATGCGTGGCGACGCTCACCGGATTCGATGAAGGCTCCATAAAGGTGGGAGGGCACGACGTGAAAAAAGAGCCTTCGGCCGCCAAAATGTGCATGGGGGTCATCCAGCAGCAGGTCTCCTTGGACAAAGACCTAACCATCCGCGAGAACATGATCTCCCACGCGATGTACCACGACATCAGGAAGAAGGAGCGCGAGGAAAAGATAGCCGAGCTCACCGATTTCTTCGGCTTGGAAGAATATCTGGACAAACCCGTGGACTCGCTCTCCGGAGGATGGAAAAAAAGGGCGGCCATCGTCTGCGCTATGCTCCACAACCCCGAAGTATTGTTCTTGGACGAGCCGACATCGGGTCTGGACATCAACGCGCGCCGCCTTCTTTGGGACATCATCAGGAAACTGCATGCCGAAGGCACCACCATCATACTGACCACCCATTACATCGAAGAGGCCGAATCCCTCTGCGACAGGGTCGGAATCATCGACAAAGGGAAGATCATAGCGTTGGACGAGCCCCGCGTCCTCTGCGATAAAGTCGGATCGACTGCGGTGGAGTATTCGGAAGGCGGCAAGACGGTATACAGATACTTCAAAGACAGAGATGAAGCAAAGGAATTCGCGGCCACCAAAGAAGGGGATGTCTCCATAAGGAAGACCAATCTGGAAGACGTGTTCGTAGAGCTTACCGGCAAGAGCGTGGGGGCGCAGACATGA